The Chryseobacterium sp. 52 genome includes a region encoding these proteins:
- a CDS encoding DUF3974 domain-containing protein, with product MKTKITTVLFSFIAIFALGQKANFNIKYSEQLAVFVFIQNLSENYPENVFKTEFQQSKYNTQKYKDLLLKFDKLSFDYSYPFDEYPYGSKIPMQSRDVLKKNLIETSNLNDFKLRSIGIVPNKTLHDLAEIISEFIPVYNELIYIPNKEKFETQLKEITNYSNEKNIEHYFQTGLRFYNSSWDDSIPFEIAFYPLPNSKGFTAQAFYNNFISAIQTDLKDYKSLFSVMLHETYHIIYDEQSLEIKKNIAQYFKENPSKYSNYAYMLLNEALATALGNGYVYEQLDGKTDTNDWYYSEYINLMAKQIYPMVKEYIILKKPIDKNFIDSYIKLYGKSFPNWINELDHIMTYRYIMSENEKDLNTIRQMFPSRSSEENEMQISIMGLEKMKKTPLTKIIIVSKNNAEKLKLIKTQFKELKKWNFNADKEFSYKILLEDKSQLLIINQNKSALKTLINSIQ from the coding sequence ATGAAAACAAAAATTACGACAGTACTATTTTCGTTTATAGCTATTTTTGCATTAGGGCAAAAGGCCAACTTCAACATTAAATACTCAGAACAACTTGCTGTTTTTGTTTTCATACAAAATCTTTCTGAAAATTATCCGGAAAATGTTTTTAAAACTGAGTTTCAACAATCCAAATATAATACCCAAAAATACAAGGATCTCTTACTTAAGTTTGACAAATTATCTTTTGACTACAGCTACCCATTTGATGAATATCCTTATGGCTCAAAAATACCGATGCAATCTAGAGATGTTTTGAAAAAAAACCTGATTGAAACTTCTAATTTAAATGATTTTAAACTCCGCTCTATTGGAATTGTGCCTAATAAAACCTTACATGACCTTGCTGAAATTATTTCCGAATTTATTCCTGTCTATAATGAACTCATTTATATCCCAAACAAAGAAAAATTTGAAACGCAGCTAAAAGAAATAACGAATTATTCTAATGAAAAAAATATTGAACATTATTTTCAAACCGGTTTACGTTTTTATAATTCAAGTTGGGACGATTCAATTCCTTTTGAAATCGCTTTTTATCCGTTACCTAATTCAAAAGGATTTACTGCACAAGCATTCTACAATAATTTTATAAGTGCCATTCAAACCGATTTAAAAGATTATAAAAGTCTCTTCAGTGTCATGTTGCACGAAACATATCACATCATCTATGATGAGCAATCACTTGAAATTAAAAAAAATATTGCTCAGTATTTCAAAGAGAACCCATCAAAATACAGCAATTATGCCTACATGTTATTGAATGAAGCTTTGGCGACGGCTTTAGGAAATGGTTATGTATATGAACAATTGGATGGGAAAACTGACACCAATGATTGGTACTATAGTGAATATATTAATCTGATGGCAAAACAAATTTATCCAATGGTAAAAGAGTATATAATCCTAAAAAAACCTATTGATAAAAATTTTATTGACAGCTATATTAAACTTTATGGAAAGAGTTTCCCTAATTGGATTAATGAGCTGGACCACATTATGACTTACAGGTATATTATGTCTGAAAATGAGAAAGATCTTAATACAATACGTCAAATGTTCCCCTCCCGTTCCAGTGAAGAAAATGAAATGCAGATTTCAATAATGGGTCTCGAAAAAATGAAAAAAACACCCTTAACAAAGATTATAATTGTATCAAAAAATAACGCCGAAAAGCTCAAACTGATCAAGACTCAGTTTAAAGAATTAAAAAAATGGAATTTTAATGCAGATA
- the arr gene encoding NAD(+)--rifampin ADP-ribosyltransferase codes for MISNTSQETPIYYHGTKADLKAGDLIEVGFTSNYGTKRKAKYIYLSATLEAATWGAELAFGEGKERIYIVEPTGPIEDDPNLTDKKFPGNPTKSYRSQHPFKVIGEVMEWQGHSPEQLKIMKDHLEKLKQQGIEAIED; via the coding sequence ATGATTTCAAACACTTCTCAAGAAACTCCAATTTACTATCACGGTACCAAAGCAGATCTCAAAGCAGGAGATCTCATTGAAGTTGGATTCACTTCAAACTACGGGACCAAGAGAAAAGCAAAATACATTTATCTTTCTGCCACTTTGGAAGCGGCAACCTGGGGTGCAGAGCTTGCTTTCGGCGAGGGAAAAGAAAGAATTTATATAGTGGAACCAACTGGTCCTATTGAAGATGATCCGAATTTAACGGATAAAAAGTTTCCGGGTAATCCGACAAAATCTTACCGTTCCCAACATCCTTTTAAAGTAATTGGAGAAGTTATGGAATGGCAGGGACACTCACCGGAACAGCTCAAAATTATGAAAGATCACCTTGAAAAACTGAAGCAACAGGGTATTGAAGCCATTGAAGATTAA
- a CDS encoding GNAT family N-acetyltransferase yields the protein MKTQALSIDRLTTDRLILIPFTTQICKNILNDDFSDLLALGLKKGQGWPYPDVIETLPKIINNLSQVESPTGFESWMIIKNHTFEVIGDGGFKGYHAEEKSIDVGYGITREERRKGYAEEAVTELIRWAFSTGIVNEITARCLLENTNSIHLLKKLNFTERRRDDEMIYWSLQNR from the coding sequence TTGAAAACACAGGCATTATCAATAGACAGACTTACCACTGATAGATTAATTCTTATTCCATTTACCACACAAATCTGCAAAAACATTCTGAATGATGATTTCAGTGACCTGTTGGCTCTGGGATTAAAAAAAGGACAAGGCTGGCCATACCCTGATGTGATAGAAACACTTCCTAAAATAATCAACAACCTGTCGCAAGTTGAATCCCCTACCGGATTTGAATCCTGGATGATCATTAAAAATCATACTTTTGAGGTAATTGGTGATGGAGGATTTAAAGGATATCATGCTGAAGAAAAAAGTATTGATGTAGGATATGGAATCACCCGGGAAGAAAGACGTAAAGGCTATGCTGAAGAAGCTGTAACAGAATTGATACGATGGGCATTTTCTACAGGAATTGTAAACGAAATTACAGCCCGCTGCTTGTTAGAAAACACCAATTCTATTCATCTTCTGAAAAAACTGAATTTCACAGAAAGGAGAAGGGATGATGAAATGATATACTGGTCGTTGCAAAATCGTTAA
- a CDS encoding tetratricopeptide repeat protein: MIDSELWEKELKAIWDQLGTIPNDDFIDTIKTHTDKISDGLPNAIADFEKACAYDSTGFEKNAEPLYRSALNLGITGLRRRRARIQLASTLRNNGKIHESIEILREEKENYSDELNDAVNSFLALSLSSINQDKEALSLVLASLSVHLPRYNQSVYNYSQELIK, translated from the coding sequence ATGATAGATTCTGAACTTTGGGAAAAAGAATTAAAAGCAATCTGGGATCAACTGGGAACAATTCCCAATGATGATTTTATTGATACAATAAAAACACACACGGATAAAATCTCTGATGGCCTGCCCAACGCCATTGCAGATTTTGAAAAAGCCTGTGCCTATGACTCAACCGGTTTTGAAAAAAATGCGGAACCGCTTTACAGATCTGCTTTAAACTTAGGGATTACAGGATTACGCAGACGAAGAGCCAGAATTCAACTGGCAAGTACGTTGCGCAATAATGGAAAAATACATGAAAGTATTGAGATCCTCAGGGAAGAAAAAGAAAATTATTCTGATGAACTGAATGATGCTGTTAATTCTTTTCTGGCACTCTCCCTTTCTTCCATCAACCAGGATAAAGAAGCATTATCATTAGTTCTTGCGTCTTTATCAGTACATTTACCCAGATATAATCAATCTGTATATAACTATTCACAGGAGCTTATTAAGTAA
- a CDS encoding VOC family protein, producing the protein MNVTFDTIILYVKNVELLKNFYVENFHLQVMEEDAVWVLLNAGNVNIGLHKIGDEYLEKIKAGHTFDNNTKLVFNIDVDIESARNEFLSKNIQMREVKTFDHYDFWLCDGTDPEGNVFQLKSKK; encoded by the coding sequence ATGAATGTAACATTTGACACCATCATCCTGTATGTTAAAAACGTTGAATTGCTTAAAAATTTCTATGTTGAAAACTTTCATTTACAAGTGATGGAAGAAGACGCTGTATGGGTTCTGCTGAATGCCGGAAACGTCAATATTGGTCTTCACAAAATTGGTGATGAGTATCTTGAAAAAATAAAGGCTGGTCATACCTTCGATAACAATACAAAACTCGTTTTTAATATTGATGTTGATATAGAATCAGCTAGGAACGAGTTTCTGTCAAAAAATATTCAGATGAGAGAAGTCAAAACATTTGATCACTATGATTTCTGGTTGTGTGACGGAACAGATCCGGAAGGAAATGTATTTCAGTTGAAAAGTAAAAAATAG
- a CDS encoding serine hydrolase domain-containing protein, giving the protein MKIAGRILILLTSFLFFQKIFSQDIHSEKIDSYINYIKKNNLDIGSISIFRHGKEVYFNSFGKIENQKFHNSTAYQVGSITKLFTAVLIFKLIEENKISLNDKLSRYFPTIKNSDNITIKNLLEHSSGLNNYVKKNEKIIWLKEPRTDREIMEEIVNQRILFSPNENVLYSNSGYYLLGKIIEKEFNKNYGQVLKDQITQPFKLSETKSAYENPKHIAGSYIFDDQTWHTAQDFYFKNIIGVGDISSNTQNLNTFINALFNHKVLLKETIDIMKPFIGKETYGRGLMTFNFHSVNFYGNTGGTYGTNTILLFDEQTETSIALIINGERYPRNEFINDIVDIIYNNNLKFPENTN; this is encoded by the coding sequence ATGAAAATTGCAGGTAGAATTTTAATATTGCTTACTTCATTCTTATTTTTTCAAAAAATATTTTCTCAGGACATTCATTCTGAAAAAATTGACAGCTACATCAATTATATTAAAAAAAACAATCTGGATATCGGCTCCATTTCTATTTTCCGACATGGAAAAGAAGTGTATTTTAATTCTTTTGGAAAAATTGAAAATCAAAAATTTCATAATAGTACAGCATATCAGGTTGGATCAATAACAAAATTATTTACAGCAGTATTGATATTTAAACTGATAGAAGAGAATAAAATTTCACTCAATGACAAATTAAGCAGGTATTTCCCCACAATCAAAAATTCTGACAATATCACGATTAAAAACTTACTTGAACATTCAAGCGGCTTAAATAACTATGTGAAAAAAAATGAAAAAATCATCTGGCTTAAAGAACCCAGAACCGATAGGGAAATTATGGAAGAAATAGTAAATCAAAGGATTTTATTTTCACCTAATGAAAATGTCTTATATTCCAATTCCGGATACTATTTATTAGGGAAGATTATTGAAAAAGAATTTAATAAAAATTACGGACAGGTTCTGAAAGATCAGATTACCCAGCCATTTAAGCTTTCTGAAACAAAATCTGCATATGAAAATCCAAAACACATCGCAGGTTCATATATTTTTGATGATCAGACCTGGCACACAGCTCAGGATTTTTATTTTAAAAACATTATTGGGGTTGGAGATATCTCTTCCAATACTCAAAACTTAAATACGTTTATCAATGCATTATTCAATCATAAAGTTCTGCTAAAAGAAACTATTGATATAATGAAACCTTTTATTGGAAAAGAGACTTATGGAAGAGGATTGATGACGTTTAACTTTCATTCCGTCAATTTTTACGGAAATACGGGAGGTACCTATGGAACAAATACCATTCTGCTATTTGATGAACAAACCGAAACATCTATTGCCCTGATCATAAACGGCGAAAGATATCCAAGAAATGAATTCATTAATGATATTGTTGATATTATATACAATAACAACCTAAAATTCCCCGAAAACACCAATTAA
- a CDS encoding DinB family protein, giving the protein MNLKRLISHSVQYNNWVVNKYIDWLSTKSDEQLNREVISSFPTILATLHHIWQTQEYWWGYIAENTDFDFAEISAAVTKEEIFNGIKSNSQKLMNYVESLSEEDLTKNVKIESPWFQCDFSKYEYIQHIIMHGTYHRGQMVTMGRNVGITDAPMTDYNFWNVYKDSEATSEA; this is encoded by the coding sequence ATGAATTTAAAAAGATTAATCAGTCACAGTGTTCAGTACAATAATTGGGTAGTCAATAAATATATTGACTGGCTTTCAACAAAGTCTGATGAACAGCTTAACCGGGAAGTTATTTCAAGTTTTCCAACAATTTTAGCAACCTTGCACCACATCTGGCAGACTCAGGAATACTGGTGGGGATATATTGCAGAAAATACGGATTTCGATTTTGCTGAAATTTCTGCTGCAGTCACTAAAGAAGAGATTTTCAATGGCATAAAAAGCAACTCCCAAAAGCTCATGAATTACGTAGAAAGTTTATCAGAAGAGGACTTAACAAAAAATGTAAAAATAGAGTCTCCATGGTTTCAGTGTGACTTTTCAAAGTATGAGTATATCCAGCATATCATCATGCACGGAACTTACCACAGGGGACAGATGGTAACAATGGGACGAAACGTCGGGATAACCGATGCCCCTATGACAGATTATAACTTCTGGAATGTTTATAAAGATTCAGAAGCTACGTCTGAGGCATAA
- a CDS encoding LytR/AlgR family response regulator transcription factor: protein MTTLHIYHFFKDRQKLFPFLVSCLMVLVAANIFLDYLFTLWQSSAFYFSESLLFSSFWILFAPIVSAQLHFIKKIRKLTTGLLIISLAVLIHLTVYPALVWLLSKTFYDHTFPYWQTFNFGLSAYLIKSAIVYTFSFTVLTILKNKTRQSPPVAEEIREQNMITSMILSDSNYKKIIVEVSDIYYFSANSPYINVHHQSKKYLHNETLKSLETQLDSNRFVRIHKSHIVNIDKIIAYQSRQNGDYDITLSDQSVLRLSRNYAKDFRSKFDCLHLTSK, encoded by the coding sequence ATGACTACCCTGCACATTTATCATTTTTTTAAAGACCGGCAGAAATTGTTTCCTTTTCTTGTCAGCTGTCTGATGGTACTGGTTGCAGCAAATATCTTTTTAGACTATCTGTTTACGCTATGGCAGAGCAGTGCTTTTTATTTTTCAGAGTCCCTTCTTTTCAGCTCTTTCTGGATTTTGTTTGCCCCTATAGTCTCTGCTCAGTTACATTTCATTAAGAAAATAAGAAAACTTACAACCGGATTACTCATCATAAGTTTAGCCGTTTTAATTCATTTGACAGTTTATCCTGCATTGGTTTGGCTGCTGTCAAAAACATTTTATGATCACACCTTTCCATATTGGCAGACCTTCAATTTCGGACTGTCTGCTTACCTCATCAAATCGGCTATTGTGTATACTTTTTCGTTTACCGTATTGACCATTTTAAAGAATAAAACCCGGCAATCACCGCCAGTCGCTGAAGAAATAAGAGAGCAGAATATGATCACCTCTATGATTCTTTCGGACAGCAATTATAAAAAAATCATCGTGGAAGTGAGTGATATCTATTATTTTTCAGCAAATTCTCCTTACATCAATGTGCATCATCAGTCAAAAAAATATCTTCATAACGAAACATTAAAATCATTGGAAACGCAACTGGACAGCAACCGGTTTGTCCGGATACACAAATCCCATATCGTAAATATTGATAAGATTATTGCTTATCAATCCAGACAGAACGGTGACTACGACATCACCCTTTCCGACCAAAGTGTTTTGAGACTGAGCCGTAACTATGCAAAAGACTTCAGGTCAAAATTTGACTGCCTTCATCTTACATCAAAATAA
- a CDS encoding DUF2310 family Zn-ribbon-containing protein — protein MFIQEVSIDINSKINKDELFQEFNLLLSFYRDSGQTQGRIESQYIDNNRIVSLPYTLEKKSLDKKNNNIYVNNWIKKIETLSNSLISIKTIGKTMENYNGCCTCEKSDFFILMTNYVSIDSPITCGSCNQSVPLYRLPQYYDFGYMPILSWETNYQSCDRLQMNCEVGERWSLNQMQEINSQLSKQGIEICKKIQELTKIKTFYFLYNYKKYKADQSDRPCPGCGKKWNLKTPNDYFYDFKCNNCNIISTFSPNS, from the coding sequence ATGTTTATACAGGAAGTTTCAATCGATATAAATTCAAAAATCAATAAAGATGAGCTTTTTCAGGAATTCAATTTACTTTTATCATTTTACAGAGATAGCGGACAAACTCAAGGAAGAATAGAAAGTCAATATATTGATAATAATAGAATTGTTTCACTGCCTTATACTCTTGAGAAAAAATCATTAGACAAAAAAAACAATAACATTTATGTAAACAATTGGATTAAAAAAATCGAAACATTAAGCAATTCTTTAATTTCAATTAAGACCATTGGAAAAACAATGGAAAATTATAATGGATGCTGTACATGTGAGAAATCAGATTTTTTTATATTGATGACAAATTATGTGTCCATTGATTCTCCAATAACTTGTGGAAGTTGTAATCAATCAGTTCCATTATACAGATTACCACAATATTATGATTTCGGATATATGCCAATATTAAGTTGGGAAACTAATTATCAGTCTTGTGATCGATTGCAAATGAATTGTGAAGTTGGAGAACGTTGGTCGTTAAATCAAATGCAAGAAATAAATTCTCAATTATCAAAACAGGGAATTGAGATTTGTAAAAAAATTCAAGAACTTACAAAGATTAAAACATTCTATTTTCTTTATAACTATAAGAAGTATAAAGCAGATCAATCAGACCGCCCATGCCCCGGTTGTGGAAAAAAATGGAATTTGAAAACACCAAATGACTATTTTTATGATTTTAAATGTAACAATTGTAATATTATTTCCACTTTCTCTCCAAATTCATAA
- a CDS encoding intradiol ring-cleavage dioxygenase gives MKTLIFYIIMLIPCLVFIDCSGQNQEKKVNNTATGGDCDGCELMYIGMPEKIHSVDTSPGWNEKGQKLIVSGTVFQLDGKTPAADVIIYYWQTDRKGYYSPAKNMDSQTKRHGHIRGWVRTDAEGRYTIKTIRPAPYPGQDLPAHIHLSIKEPDVTPEYYTDEINFDDDQLLIPYLKKHPQENRGGSGVVRVLIKDSLQIAEHNIILGLHIPDYPKKMLKSVQSGLNIGEDQPSFTPFHAYGPDKGSRTCPVCKYGRYHGILYFSGDNTDWAEIKKWLTFLDQESIKRENYLKVYFICKAGSSANQNKILAQLGAGLGLKKTALCVVPSFSDRETEVYLNKINPEVKNTFVIYRHRNIVDKYIDLDPTAKNFELISKALDRTRGDYFELPAIPYQ, from the coding sequence ATGAAAACATTGATTTTTTACATTATTATGCTGATTCCATGTCTGGTATTTATAGACTGCAGCGGGCAGAATCAGGAAAAAAAAGTAAACAATACCGCAACGGGTGGAGATTGCGACGGTTGTGAGCTTATGTACATCGGAATGCCGGAAAAAATTCATTCTGTAGATACAAGTCCCGGCTGGAATGAAAAGGGGCAAAAATTAATAGTCTCCGGAACCGTCTTTCAGCTGGACGGAAAAACACCTGCAGCCGATGTTATTATCTATTACTGGCAAACAGATCGTAAAGGGTACTACTCGCCTGCAAAAAACATGGACAGTCAAACTAAACGTCATGGACATATCCGCGGCTGGGTAAGAACAGATGCAGAAGGCAGATATACCATTAAAACAATCCGTCCGGCCCCATATCCCGGCCAGGATCTTCCCGCCCATATTCATTTGTCTATCAAGGAACCTGATGTTACTCCTGAATATTACACTGATGAAATCAATTTTGACGATGATCAGCTTCTTATTCCTTATTTAAAAAAACATCCTCAGGAAAACCGTGGTGGAAGCGGTGTTGTAAGAGTACTGATCAAGGACAGTCTTCAAATTGCAGAACACAATATTATTCTTGGTCTTCATATTCCTGATTATCCTAAAAAAATGCTCAAGTCCGTTCAATCCGGACTGAATATCGGTGAAGACCAACCTTCATTTACGCCTTTTCATGCTTATGGTCCCGATAAAGGAAGCAGAACCTGCCCTGTCTGCAAATACGGAAGGTACCATGGAATACTTTACTTTTCGGGTGATAATACGGACTGGGCAGAAATAAAAAAATGGCTTACATTCTTAGATCAGGAAAGCATCAAAAGGGAGAACTATTTAAAGGTTTATTTTATCTGTAAAGCCGGAAGTTCAGCTAATCAAAATAAAATATTGGCACAATTGGGAGCCGGACTTGGTCTAAAAAAAACAGCTCTGTGCGTTGTTCCGTCATTCTCTGACAGAGAAACTGAAGTTTATTTAAACAAAATCAATCCGGAGGTTAAGAATACATTCGTGATCTACAGACACCGAAATATTGTTGATAAATATATTGACTTAGATCCTACAGCCAAAAATTTCGAACTGATTTCCAAAGCTCTGGACAGAACCCGGGGAGATTATTTTGAACTGCCTGCTATTCCCTATCAATAG